From a region of the Salinispira pacifica genome:
- a CDS encoding GNAT family N-acetyltransferase: protein MRKGNRISIRRIQRDDASAIYNIFSKSEVCDFYDLSPFNDLSQAVDQIEGWLRNYEHGRQVRYAICKDEEVIGTC, encoded by the coding sequence ATAAGGAAAGGCAACAGGATAAGCATCCGTCGAATCCAAAGGGATGATGCGAGCGCGATCTATAATATATTCTCGAAAAGCGAAGTCTGTGATTTCTACGATCTATCCCCGTTTAATGACTTGAGCCAAGCCGTAGACCAAATTGAAGGTTGGCTAAGGAATTATGAGCATGGCCGGCAAGTTAGGTATGCAATTTGCAAAGATGAAGAAGTTATCGGCACATGCTAA